A stretch of the Malus sylvestris chromosome 10, drMalSylv7.2, whole genome shotgun sequence genome encodes the following:
- the LOC126587299 gene encoding pseudouridine kinase isoform X1, which produces MEESSAQRRLDSISRHLLLQTPQPNHGLQQAVLLSNGKSESEGSEAVVIGGMVLDIHATPSIPSNPRTTTPGKVSYVLGGVARNVAECMSKLGAKPFMISALGLDMAGNLLLEHWKSSGLSMEGILKHQNVETPVVCNVLDVNGEVAAGVASVEALEKFLTSEWIQQFKYSICSAPVLMIDANLNLSALKASCQLAAESKSPVWFEPVSVAKSRRINSISKYVSFASPNEDELVAMANALSGGNVFSPIERDSSRNQCSTETLFHMLKPAIWVLLEKGIKIVVVTVGSNGVFLCSKGGPSFMRTVCKGNKPYVSNAELFNTVTASCPSNTFSNPSDSDKSSFLFAVHFPALPASVVRLTGAGDCLVGGTVASICAGLDVMQSLAVGIAASKAAVEAEANVPRVLNLAAIAGTSLKLYFAHRKDLYLLRPVVTFAYRVNNVCFKMDWRSYFFPSHSVYMHAGKLKTIRWPNFRISSYHEITAVIHVMLEILVTTLT; this is translated from the exons ATGGAGGAAAGCAGTGCACAGAGGCGACTGGATTCAATTTCTCGTCACCTGCTATTGCAAACTCCTCAACCTAACCATGGCCTTCAACAG GCGGTGTTATTAAGTAATGGGAAATCGGAAAGTGAAGGGTCAGAGGCTGTGGTGATAGGAGGCATGGTGTTGGACATTCATGCCACACCTTCCATCCCTTCAAATCCCAGAACCACCACTCCTGGCAAG GTCAGCTATGTATTAGGAGGGGTAGCAAGGAATGTTGCTGAGTGCATGTCAAAGCTAGGAGCTAAGCCCTTCATGATTAGCGCCTTGGGCCTTGACATGGCAG GAAACTTATTGTTGGAGCACTGGAAGTCTTCTGGGCTATCTATGGAAG GCATTTTGAAGCACCAAAATGTTGAGACTCCTGTTGTGTGCAACGTACTTGATGTTAATGGGGAGGTGGCCGCTGGTGTTGCGAGTGTAGAAGCTCTC GAAAAGTTTCTGACGTCTGAGTGGATCCAACAGTTTAAATACAGTATATGCTCTGCTCCAGTGTTGATGATTGATGCAAACCTGAATCTTTCTGCTCTAAAAGCTTCTTGCCAAT TGGCAGCAGAATCTAAAAGTCCAGTGTGGTTTGAGCCTGTATCGGTAGCAAAATCTAGAAGAATCAATTCAATTTCCAAGTAT gtaagttttgcttcaCCCAACGAGGATGAACTTGTTGCCATGGCAAATGCTTTATCCGGTGGAAATGTGTTTTCTCCAATTGAAAGGGACAGTAGCAGAAATCAATGCTCAACCGAAACTTTGTTCCATATGCTAAAACCCGCGATCTGGGTTTTGCTAGAGAAAGGTATCAAAATAGTTGTTGTGACCGTTGGTTCGAATGGAGTGTTCTTATGCTCTAAAGGAGGGCCAAGCTTCATGAGAACTGTTTGCAAGGGAAACAAACCATATGTTTCCAATGCGGAATTGTTTAACACTGTGACTGCAAGTTGTCCATCAAATACGTTCTCAAATCCTTCAGATTCTGACAAAAGCTCGTTTCTCTTTGCTGTGCATTTTCCTGCACTTCCTGCATCGGTGGTAAGGCTTACAGGAGCTGGCGATTGCTTGGTTGGGGGGACTGTTGCTTCCATTTGTGCAGGTTTAGATGTCATGCAAAGTCTAGCAGTTGGTATTGCAGCTTCCAAAGCGGCAGTTGAGGCAGAGGCCAATGTGCCTCGTGTACTTAATCTTGCCGCAATAGCAGGTACGAGTTTGAAGTTGTATTTTGCACATAGAAAGGATTTGTACTTGCTCCGTCCAGTTGTAACTTTTGCATACAGAGTAAATAATGTATGTTTCAAAATGGATTGGCGTTCATATTTTTTCCCATCGCATTCAGTTTACATGCATGCTGGGAAGCTTAAGACAATAAGGTGGCCTAATTTCAGAATTTCGAGCTACCATGAAATCACCGCAGTTATCCATGTGATGCTTGAGATCTTAGTTACAACACTCACATGA
- the LOC126587299 gene encoding pseudouridine kinase isoform X2 → MEESSAQRRLDSISRHLLLQTPQPNHGLQQAVLLSNGKSESEGSEAVVIGGMVLDIHATPSIPSNPRTTTPGKVSYVLGGVARNVAECMSKLGAKPFMISALGLDMAGNLLLEHWKSSGLSMEGILKHQNVETPVVCNVLDVNGEVAAGVASVEALEKFLTSEWIQQFKYSICSAPVLMIDANLNLSALKASCQLAAESKSPVWFEPVSVAKSRRINSISKYVSFASPNEDELVAMANALSGGNVFSPIERDSSRNQCSTETLFHMLKPAIWVLLEKGIKIVVVTVGSNGVFLCSKGGPSFMRTVCKGNKPYVSNAELFNTVTASCPSNTFSNPSDSDKSSFLFAVHFPALPASVVRLTGAGDCLVGGTVASICAGLDVMQSLAVGIAASKAAVEAEANVPRVLNLAAIADDAKLVYSAAKVVFHQSVL, encoded by the exons ATGGAGGAAAGCAGTGCACAGAGGCGACTGGATTCAATTTCTCGTCACCTGCTATTGCAAACTCCTCAACCTAACCATGGCCTTCAACAG GCGGTGTTATTAAGTAATGGGAAATCGGAAAGTGAAGGGTCAGAGGCTGTGGTGATAGGAGGCATGGTGTTGGACATTCATGCCACACCTTCCATCCCTTCAAATCCCAGAACCACCACTCCTGGCAAG GTCAGCTATGTATTAGGAGGGGTAGCAAGGAATGTTGCTGAGTGCATGTCAAAGCTAGGAGCTAAGCCCTTCATGATTAGCGCCTTGGGCCTTGACATGGCAG GAAACTTATTGTTGGAGCACTGGAAGTCTTCTGGGCTATCTATGGAAG GCATTTTGAAGCACCAAAATGTTGAGACTCCTGTTGTGTGCAACGTACTTGATGTTAATGGGGAGGTGGCCGCTGGTGTTGCGAGTGTAGAAGCTCTC GAAAAGTTTCTGACGTCTGAGTGGATCCAACAGTTTAAATACAGTATATGCTCTGCTCCAGTGTTGATGATTGATGCAAACCTGAATCTTTCTGCTCTAAAAGCTTCTTGCCAAT TGGCAGCAGAATCTAAAAGTCCAGTGTGGTTTGAGCCTGTATCGGTAGCAAAATCTAGAAGAATCAATTCAATTTCCAAGTAT gtaagttttgcttcaCCCAACGAGGATGAACTTGTTGCCATGGCAAATGCTTTATCCGGTGGAAATGTGTTTTCTCCAATTGAAAGGGACAGTAGCAGAAATCAATGCTCAACCGAAACTTTGTTCCATATGCTAAAACCCGCGATCTGGGTTTTGCTAGAGAAAGGTATCAAAATAGTTGTTGTGACCGTTGGTTCGAATGGAGTGTTCTTATGCTCTAAAGGAGGGCCAAGCTTCATGAGAACTGTTTGCAAGGGAAACAAACCATATGTTTCCAATGCGGAATTGTTTAACACTGTGACTGCAAGTTGTCCATCAAATACGTTCTCAAATCCTTCAGATTCTGACAAAAGCTCGTTTCTCTTTGCTGTGCATTTTCCTGCACTTCCTGCATCGGTGGTAAGGCTTACAGGAGCTGGCGATTGCTTGGTTGGGGGGACTGTTGCTTCCATTTGTGCAGGTTTAGATGTCATGCAAAGTCTAGCAGTTGGTATTGCAGCTTCCAAAGCGGCAGTTGAGGCAGAGGCCAATGTGCCTCGTGTACTTAATCTTGCCGCAATAGCAG ATGATGCAAAGTTGGTATACTCGGCTGCAAAAGTTGTGTTCCATCAATCAGTGCTTTAA